A genomic stretch from uncultured Pseudodesulfovibrio sp. includes:
- a CDS encoding 4Fe-4S dicluster domain-containing protein, whose translation MNGKSFFVDLTLCTACRGCQVACKQWKNLPAEKTRNVGSHQNPQDLSSKTIRLVRFHEVRDANNKLQWNFFPEQCRHCLEPPCKYIGNMYCNDGIQQDAYTGAVVMNNRTASIGDKVTSEELCPYNVPRMDEESGQWFKCDMCLDRVQTGRLPACVQTCPTGTMNFGDREDMLALAEKRLAEVKKTNPDAYLADPESVRVIYLCTAEPESYNGNLLASRDGSKMIRTAQAKSGVNRRDLLAGRFSSKAKA comes from the coding sequence ATGAATGGCAAAAGCTTTTTTGTTGATTTGACCCTTTGTACCGCATGTCGTGGTTGTCAGGTTGCCTGTAAGCAGTGGAAGAATCTCCCTGCTGAAAAGACTCGTAATGTCGGCTCCCACCAGAACCCACAAGACTTGTCTTCTAAGACTATCCGTCTCGTTCGTTTCCACGAAGTGCGTGATGCCAATAACAAACTGCAATGGAACTTCTTCCCTGAACAGTGCCGTCACTGCCTTGAACCTCCCTGCAAGTACATCGGAAACATGTACTGCAATGATGGCATTCAGCAAGACGCCTACACCGGGGCCGTTGTTATGAATAACCGCACAGCCAGCATTGGTGACAAGGTCACCAGTGAGGAACTGTGTCCTTACAACGTCCCACGCATGGACGAAGAAAGCGGGCAATGGTTTAAGTGCGACATGTGCCTGGATCGTGTGCAAACCGGCCGTCTCCCAGCCTGTGTTCAAACCTGCCCAACTGGCACTATGAACTTCGGTGACCGTGAAGACATGCTTGCTCTCGCAGAAAAACGTCTGGCAGAAGTCAAGAAAACCAATCCTGATGCTTACCTGGCAGACCCCGAGTCTGTGCGTGTCATCTACTTATGCACCGCAGAGCCGGAAAGCTATAACGGCAACCTGCTCGCATCGAGGGATGGAAGCAAAATGATACGGACTGCACAGGCCAAGAGCGGCGTCAACCGACGTGATCTGCTCGCCGGTCGCTTTAGCTCCAAAGCAAAAGCGTAA
- a CDS encoding cytochrome c3 family protein produces MKKVFIMSLLCVCCTAVLAFAQKELVSSIEAPDDDLEINYIAGNSERGLGVIFNHSSHEGIDCFTCHHKNEVRDEPESCANCHTDTDPNAQGEKSYFRAMHVKNPERTSCLSCHEEEFSGDKDLTGCANSSCHPTGLH; encoded by the coding sequence ATGAAAAAAGTATTCATCATGTCCCTGCTGTGTGTTTGTTGTACCGCAGTATTGGCCTTTGCTCAGAAAGAACTGGTTTCATCCATTGAAGCTCCTGACGATGACCTGGAAATCAACTACATCGCAGGAAACAGCGAACGTGGCCTTGGAGTTATCTTCAACCACTCCAGCCATGAAGGCATTGATTGCTTCACCTGTCACCACAAAAACGAAGTAAGAGACGAACCTGAGTCTTGCGCGAACTGTCATACAGACACAGACCCCAATGCCCAAGGGGAGAAGTCTTACTTCCGTGCAATGCATGTGAAAAATCCGGAACGAACCTCTTGTCTGTCTTGTCACGAAGAAGAATTCTCTGGCGACAAAGACTTGACAGGTTGCGCTAACTCATCTTGCCATCCGACTGGCTTGCACTAG
- a CDS encoding PAS domain-containing protein, producing MSKQTDGSPDTCTEQGEHLASYLEVMSAIVWRIDIIGNEISFLNSYALQQHGEKIRAIMQNPQSAERMILAEDRERFQHSYRQLLNRQKTSCVFRIKTDEGLSRWFKLAGMPDPEHPTCSIGVLMDVTSHVSTVLGTEGRPGLSVKIDLIDDPVLLVRFADRTVRMVNKAADKLLGYSHDQLADLHLQELLQDTPGTDLFQIYESLIFSNCWKGELYIKDNLGRSHQCSARIQVIARDEENLLWITLSHLNACKACKGVPVRGNEVLSSSAVSKAMQKCSTVKELLESMLKALPQNSPTDAIMLSKIFIDEGIVSVTGVGEPFGGELEDLIHPYDGSIAKNIVRFELDKHVVMETSKSIKPIDWALFIPHGIHSYYAQPFFKDGILTCVLIFCSTQKGSYDPDADAPLSAIHQEFFNQLERCLKK from the coding sequence ATGTCGAAGCAAACGGACGGCAGTCCCGACACCTGTACGGAGCAGGGAGAACATCTGGCAAGCTATCTGGAAGTGATGTCAGCCATTGTCTGGCGAATTGATATCATTGGCAACGAAATTTCATTTCTCAACTCCTACGCGCTTCAACAGCATGGGGAAAAAATTCGGGCCATCATGCAAAATCCGCAATCGGCCGAGCGTATGATCCTCGCAGAAGACAGGGAACGCTTTCAGCATAGCTACAGACAGCTTCTCAATCGCCAGAAGACATCATGCGTATTCCGCATAAAGACGGATGAAGGACTGAGTAGATGGTTCAAACTTGCAGGCATGCCGGACCCCGAACATCCCACTTGTTCTATAGGCGTGCTCATGGATGTCACCTCACACGTCAGCACGGTACTGGGCACAGAGGGCAGACCGGGGCTTTCCGTTAAAATAGACCTCATTGACGACCCGGTACTCCTTGTTCGGTTCGCGGACAGAACCGTCAGGATGGTCAACAAGGCCGCCGACAAACTGCTGGGCTACAGCCACGATCAACTGGCCGACCTGCATCTGCAGGAACTGTTACAGGACACTCCAGGGACTGATCTTTTTCAGATTTATGAGAGCCTTATTTTTTCGAACTGCTGGAAAGGTGAACTGTATATCAAAGACAATTTGGGCAGAAGCCACCAGTGCTCGGCACGAATCCAGGTCATTGCCCGAGATGAAGAGAACCTGCTTTGGATTACGTTGTCACACCTCAACGCCTGCAAGGCGTGCAAAGGAGTACCAGTCAGGGGCAACGAAGTTCTTTCTTCCTCGGCTGTCAGCAAGGCCATGCAAAAATGTTCCACGGTCAAGGAACTCCTGGAAAGCATGCTCAAGGCACTGCCGCAGAATTCCCCCACGGACGCAATCATGCTTTCAAAGATATTCATCGACGAGGGTATCGTTTCCGTCACCGGGGTCGGAGAACCATTCGGCGGCGAGCTGGAGGATCTGATACATCCTTACGACGGCTCTATTGCCAAGAATATCGTACGCTTCGAACTCGATAAGCATGTGGTCATGGAGACCTCGAAAAGCATCAAGCCCATTGACTGGGCACTCTTCATTCCACACGGCATTCACTCCTATTATGCGCAACCTTTTTTTAAAGACGGCATTCTGACCTGCGTTCTCATTTTCTGTTCAACGCAGAAAGGGAGTTATGATCCGGATGCAGATGCGCCCCTGTCTGCAATCCATCAGGAATTTTTCAATCAACTGGAACGTTGCCTGAAGAAATAA
- a CDS encoding FCD domain-containing protein, protein MTALLQGGSFSIGDRLPGERRLAEMFQTSRNTIREVLCNLETMGYLEIREKSGCYLKSKQGRISWEMLRKRKSQTANHQLIETLMFFAPQLAKAEALRLSPTDIASLEKATAKLGEAIVNFDLPMVSRQYIAFFLALAEASGNDYLILLMKELSVASQNLEHAGTGLSEVQIDSLFAYHVELFNALKNGQPEQAEILAEQCMWTFHQLVLPEN, encoded by the coding sequence GTGACTGCATTACTTCAAGGCGGCTCCTTTTCCATAGGAGATCGTCTGCCCGGTGAGCGCCGACTTGCTGAAATGTTTCAGACGAGTCGCAATACGATCAGGGAAGTGCTCTGCAACCTTGAGACCATGGGGTACCTTGAAATCAGGGAAAAAAGCGGCTGTTATCTGAAAAGCAAACAGGGGCGCATTTCCTGGGAAATGCTACGGAAACGCAAAAGCCAGACTGCCAATCACCAGTTGATTGAAACCCTCATGTTCTTCGCTCCACAATTGGCAAAAGCCGAGGCCTTGCGCCTTTCGCCAACAGACATCGCTTCTCTGGAAAAGGCCACGGCAAAGCTTGGTGAAGCTATCGTCAACTTCGACCTTCCCATGGTCAGCCGTCAATACATCGCCTTCTTCCTGGCGTTGGCCGAAGCCTCAGGCAACGACTATCTCATCCTGTTGATGAAAGAACTGTCCGTGGCTTCACAAAACCTTGAGCACGCAGGCACAGGCCTGTCCGAAGTGCAGATAGACTCACTTTTCGCCTACCATGTGGAGTTGTTCAACGCCCTGAAAAACGGGCAACCCGAACAGGCTGAGATTCTTGCCGAGCAGTGCATGTGGACGTTTCACCAACTCGTACTGCCGGAAAACTAG
- a CDS encoding MBL fold metallo-hydrolase produces the protein MSNDKKNISRRDFVKGAATGVVAGAFAGMGLYSYSPWAYDAMPEIERKQQDFGTCRSVRVTNISETSWFNNAHLIGDIHEAGGLLVNQYTLNWAPFANGKGSAKGSYEEGIGSIKEMLPNDLKKAWEIQKKLALHPDNPGGYSCLIEVEALDGTIHKYLLDTGWSYEWMEDSFKREGIDKMLQEQEIEALFISHEHWDHFWGLPVTVKYDNRIPLYVHDGFYKEGLQYIKDSGYKGDLVIADKPITQIIPGMALLKFDVPIINRVFGETSLAFNVKDHGLVLISGCCHQGILKFADFAYTNLKYDNDKFYGIYGGLHISPFEDWDPKYDDLVISLGAWGFERIGCNHCTGHLTAKKFIEAGYPVVRGTARFRSASKDYLGNGDKISFGC, from the coding sequence ATGAGTAACGATAAAAAGAACATCAGCAGACGCGACTTTGTGAAAGGTGCTGCTACAGGCGTTGTCGCTGGCGCATTCGCCGGCATGGGACTGTATTCCTACAGCCCCTGGGCCTATGACGCCATGCCGGAAATAGAACGTAAACAACAGGACTTCGGCACATGCCGCAGCGTCCGTGTCACCAACATCTCTGAAACCAGCTGGTTCAACAATGCGCACCTCATCGGTGACATCCACGAAGCAGGCGGTCTGTTGGTCAACCAGTATACCCTGAACTGGGCTCCGTTCGCCAACGGCAAAGGGTCTGCAAAGGGATCATATGAAGAGGGCATCGGCTCCATCAAGGAGATGCTCCCCAACGACTTGAAAAAAGCCTGGGAAATCCAGAAGAAGCTGGCTTTGCACCCGGACAACCCGGGTGGATATTCCTGCCTCATCGAAGTGGAAGCATTGGACGGCACCATTCACAAGTACCTGCTGGACACCGGTTGGTCCTATGAATGGATGGAAGACAGCTTCAAGCGTGAGGGCATCGACAAGATGCTCCAGGAGCAGGAAATCGAAGCCCTGTTCATCTCGCATGAGCACTGGGATCACTTCTGGGGTCTGCCCGTCACCGTGAAATACGACAACCGCATTCCGCTGTATGTGCACGACGGCTTCTACAAAGAAGGTCTCCAGTACATCAAGGATTCCGGTTACAAAGGCGATCTGGTCATTGCTGACAAGCCAATCACGCAAATCATTCCCGGCATGGCACTTCTCAAGTTCGACGTGCCCATCATCAACCGCGTATTCGGCGAGACCTCTCTTGCCTTCAACGTCAAGGACCATGGGCTGGTGCTCATCTCCGGTTGTTGTCATCAGGGTATCCTGAAGTTTGCCGACTTTGCCTACACGAACCTGAAGTACGATAACGACAAGTTCTACGGCATTTATGGCGGACTGCACATCTCGCCCTTTGAGGACTGGGATCCCAAATACGACGACCTCGTGATCTCCCTCGGAGCTTGGGGTTTCGAACGTATCGGCTGCAACCATTGCACCGGACACCTTACCGCCAAAAAGTTCATTGAGGCAGGATATCCGGTCGTTCGCGGCACTGCGCGCTTCCGGTCCGCTTCGAAGGACTACCTTGGCAACGGCGATAAGATCAGCTTCGGCTGCTAA
- a CDS encoding GTP-binding protein, with product MNLSAILPPQRNRDRQINMPEMVANCLLAACQHDEFKKLVGWKGMAVCPRGKQAWTMRIRTRPGVFGLCTEHESSDELGLHAALGLYYFPAEQEPLLDTMSLAAYMAVVQPDYIDALRQFSSNEKWAHPFRVGKLVSSLSRDEDTLSLQLEALDRKICIAKDGVLTPDGQWVIAPGQAEEDIPAHAIAMDFMLVLGAAISNGLGEPPCWFGRTETPAQAFGYDAQGNQFPISQEISTITDSLGWGNENTTKILAYLTVPKFNICGDAQEKHHFPAPMDTALLWETHDLSALAKRGEHEYAFDSRPSLIVLSGFLGAGKTTFLNQLLEYHAARDELVAIIQNEIGQTGVDGKLLEGDDSIIELDEGCVCCTLAGNLSKGIEQLKSRFKPKVIVLETTGLANPFNILNELDALRPQVRLDSITTVVDAHNAPALLKESDITRDQIKAADTIILNKCDLISTEEQHVLVEHLQTLNSRALLVKTEYGAINPGTLYDFDPLTQNIEGLLPGLLSPPNHTHAMEGFMSRRFAFHEPLSREDLLGLLNTLPKEVFRLKGIVKITDSDEHEVVQYVSGRYELSRLGSTFDDDSFLVAIGRDMDVSMLEVLERRYA from the coding sequence ATGAACCTTTCCGCAATTCTTCCCCCCCAGCGCAACAGAGACCGACAGATCAACATGCCGGAGATGGTGGCGAACTGCCTGTTGGCAGCATGCCAGCATGATGAATTCAAAAAGCTGGTAGGCTGGAAAGGCATGGCTGTCTGCCCTCGCGGCAAGCAGGCGTGGACCATGCGCATCCGCACACGTCCCGGCGTATTCGGTCTATGCACGGAACACGAAAGTTCTGACGAACTCGGACTTCATGCTGCTCTTGGACTCTATTATTTCCCTGCCGAACAGGAACCGCTGCTCGACACCATGTCTCTTGCAGCCTACATGGCTGTTGTCCAACCTGACTACATTGACGCGCTTCGCCAGTTTTCCTCCAACGAGAAATGGGCTCACCCCTTCCGCGTTGGCAAGCTCGTCAGTTCCCTCAGCAGGGATGAAGACACTCTTTCCCTGCAACTGGAGGCACTGGACCGCAAGATCTGCATTGCCAAAGACGGTGTTTTAACCCCAGATGGACAGTGGGTCATTGCTCCAGGCCAGGCAGAAGAGGATATCCCGGCCCACGCAATCGCCATGGATTTCATGCTCGTACTTGGCGCAGCCATTTCCAACGGCCTTGGCGAACCGCCATGTTGGTTCGGCAGAACTGAAACACCCGCACAAGCTTTTGGCTATGATGCACAGGGCAATCAATTCCCCATTTCACAAGAAATTTCGACGATCACGGATTCTCTCGGCTGGGGGAATGAAAACACGACAAAGATACTCGCGTACCTGACAGTGCCGAAATTCAATATTTGCGGCGATGCACAGGAAAAACACCATTTCCCAGCGCCCATGGACACCGCACTGCTCTGGGAAACACACGATCTTTCTGCCCTCGCCAAGAGAGGGGAGCATGAATACGCCTTTGACAGCCGCCCCAGCCTGATTGTTCTCAGCGGCTTCCTTGGCGCAGGCAAAACAACCTTCCTCAACCAGCTTTTGGAATATCACGCCGCACGCGACGAGCTGGTCGCCATCATTCAGAACGAGATCGGCCAGACCGGCGTTGACGGCAAATTGCTCGAAGGTGACGACTCCATCATTGAATTGGATGAAGGATGTGTCTGCTGCACCCTGGCAGGCAATCTCTCGAAAGGCATTGAACAGCTCAAAAGCCGCTTCAAGCCCAAGGTTATCGTGTTGGAAACAACAGGACTCGCCAACCCGTTCAACATTCTGAACGAACTTGACGCACTGCGTCCGCAGGTACGCCTCGATTCCATCACGACCGTGGTAGACGCACACAATGCCCCGGCACTCCTGAAAGAAAGCGACATTACCCGCGACCAGATAAAGGCCGCAGACACCATTATTCTCAACAAATGCGATTTAATTTCCACGGAAGAACAACACGTACTGGTTGAGCATCTTCAAACCCTGAACAGTCGCGCCCTTCTGGTGAAGACCGAATACGGCGCAATCAATCCGGGGACACTGTACGATTTTGACCCACTCACGCAAAACATCGAGGGACTCCTTCCCGGCCTCCTCTCGCCCCCGAACCATACCCATGCCATGGAAGGGTTTATGTCCCGCCGTTTTGCCTTTCACGAACCCTTGAGTCGGGAAGACCTTCTTGGGCTGTTGAACACCCTCCCCAAAGAAGTATTCCGGCTCAAGGGGATCGTGAAAATCACGGACAGTGATGAGCATGAAGTGGTACAGTACGTCTCCGGGCGATATGAACTGTCTCGTCTCGGAAGTACTTTTGATGACGACAGTTTTCTTGTGGCCATCGGCAGGGACATGGATGTCTCCATGCTCGAAGTACTTGAACGGAGGTATGCATGA
- a CDS encoding MotA/TolQ/ExbB proton channel family protein — MNLLQQGGFMMWPLLALSIASLAVMAERFVVFTTRRLPSTTTLTPIFDLFQTQGSNAALNEVEDIAPTYLLLFKALFSDLPIPAKEQKIHRVGEEVLFSFRRRLDFLATVATTAPLIGLLGTVLGMINAFSRLSASGNVDITMLAGGIWQALITTAAGLSVAIPSLLAHRWFCREYDKTAFAMQHMSNTFLEERK; from the coding sequence ATGAACCTTCTGCAACAGGGCGGCTTCATGATGTGGCCGCTCTTAGCTCTTTCCATTGCATCCCTTGCAGTCATGGCCGAACGGTTTGTGGTTTTCACCACTCGTCGCCTTCCCTCGACCACAACACTGACACCTATTTTTGATCTCTTCCAGACACAAGGAAGCAATGCGGCCCTGAACGAAGTGGAAGACATTGCCCCAACCTACCTCCTCCTGTTCAAGGCACTGTTCAGCGACCTGCCGATCCCTGCAAAGGAACAGAAAATCCACCGTGTCGGAGAAGAAGTCCTTTTCTCCTTTCGTCGCAGACTGGACTTTTTGGCAACCGTTGCCACCACGGCCCCGCTCATCGGGCTGCTTGGCACGGTCCTCGGCATGATCAATGCTTTTTCCCGGCTCTCTGCATCAGGCAATGTCGACATCACCATGCTTGCCGGTGGCATCTGGCAGGCTCTTATCACGACGGCTGCGGGCTTGAGTGTAGCAATCCCATCACTCCTGGCGCACCGCTGGTTCTGTCGGGAGTACGACAAGACCGCGTTCGCCATGCAGCATATGTCCAACACCTTCCTTGAAGAGCGGAAATAG
- a CDS encoding biopolymer transporter ExbD gives MISFEQKRPRPASPDITPLLDVVFILLIFFVVSTVFTAKGMEMELPPAETSKPVSGKSMEIELRANGDVFCDSKPTTLLSLAYTLQFTASQPPAQQPAHILLKSAPQARVEQFVRIVDLVRSNGFSNLVIATSTKGEEAAQAEARQ, from the coding sequence ATGATTTCCTTTGAGCAGAAGAGACCGCGCCCCGCTTCTCCGGATATTACGCCGCTATTGGACGTAGTGTTCATCCTGCTCATATTTTTTGTTGTTTCAACGGTGTTCACTGCAAAGGGCATGGAGATGGAACTTCCGCCAGCCGAAACTTCAAAACCTGTTTCCGGTAAATCCATGGAAATAGAACTACGGGCTAACGGCGATGTATTCTGCGACAGCAAGCCAACAACCCTGCTGTCCCTAGCCTACACATTGCAGTTCACGGCATCACAACCGCCTGCACAGCAACCGGCTCACATTCTCCTAAAATCAGCCCCGCAGGCACGGGTGGAACAATTTGTCCGTATTGTGGACTTGGTCCGGTCCAACGGATTCAGCAATCTCGTTATCGCCACCAGCACCAAAGGAGAGGAAGCCGCACAGGCCGAGGCACGTCAATGA
- a CDS encoding TonB family protein, translating into MTSRQMLGVCIVLSLMVHMLLLQQDWGQEPVVSGEHIVVPLDFDVAVKTQGNALALEQGFVESNPDDSCEDTDKRLRRLALKHYIAQVHEAIDRRKFLPGNGDLSGLIGNALFTFHILPNDSFTDIRLIRSSGDPRLDRAALQAIKAASSMIQRPKILQGQTFTMKTAVKYQYSM; encoded by the coding sequence ATGACCTCGCGGCAGATGCTCGGCGTATGCATTGTCCTGTCTCTCATGGTGCATATGCTCCTGTTGCAACAGGACTGGGGCCAGGAACCGGTTGTCAGTGGAGAACACATCGTTGTTCCACTGGATTTCGATGTCGCCGTCAAAACGCAGGGCAACGCCCTCGCCCTTGAGCAGGGTTTTGTAGAAAGCAATCCTGACGACAGTTGTGAGGATACCGACAAACGACTGCGTCGACTGGCCTTGAAACACTACATCGCACAAGTCCATGAGGCCATTGATCGGCGCAAGTTCCTTCCAGGCAATGGAGACTTGTCTGGCCTCATAGGCAACGCCCTCTTTACATTTCACATCCTGCCCAACGATTCCTTTACCGACATCAGGCTCATTCGATCATCCGGCGACCCGCGCCTGGACCGCGCCGCTCTCCAGGCAATCAAGGCGGCCAGCAGTATGATACAGCGCCCAAAAATACTTCAGGGCCAAACATTCACAATGAAAACAGCCGTCAAATATCAATACAGCATGTAA
- a CDS encoding nitrite reductase has product MVSISSESVTVMPIERKDGTYALRLCLNQGLLTPGMTRSVIGVMEAHPGITLRATTGQRMNLEGVSKDILDEVVSALGRSIPKCPPGVSVCPGGELCKYGQQNTREIGDRLLEVIKANGPYPFKVKSGVSGCGMACGLSFVRDIGLVGIAKGWNVLFGGSARHRAAPGLRLAKGVTDDEALVIIEKALIYYRDTAKKGERIGMMLHRLGHEVVADALK; this is encoded by the coding sequence ATGGTTTCAATAAGCTCTGAGTCCGTGACAGTTATGCCGATAGAAAGGAAGGACGGTACATATGCCCTTCGTTTATGCCTCAATCAGGGGTTACTGACTCCAGGCATGACTAGAAGTGTCATAGGAGTCATGGAGGCGCACCCTGGAATTACGCTTCGGGCAACCACCGGGCAGCGCATGAATCTGGAAGGCGTGTCAAAAGATATACTTGATGAGGTCGTGTCCGCTCTCGGCCGTTCTATTCCGAAGTGTCCCCCAGGTGTTTCTGTTTGCCCCGGTGGCGAGCTGTGCAAATATGGTCAGCAGAACACTCGGGAGATTGGCGACCGCCTGCTTGAAGTCATCAAGGCCAATGGCCCGTATCCTTTCAAGGTGAAGAGCGGGGTTTCCGGTTGCGGCATGGCCTGTGGATTGAGTTTTGTGCGTGACATTGGTCTGGTGGGAATTGCCAAGGGGTGGAATGTCCTTTTCGGCGGTTCCGCACGCCATCGCGCAGCCCCGGGGTTGCGTCTTGCCAAGGGTGTCACTGATGATGAGGCGTTGGTTATCATTGAGAAGGCGCTGATATATTATCGCGATACAGCCAAAAAGGGTGAGCGCATCGGAATGATGTTGCATCGGTTGGGCCATGAGGTGGTGGCTGACGCCCTGAAATAG
- a CDS encoding [FeFe] hydrogenase, group A yields the protein MKLIEGVMYQNNAPKGIDPDNIYFVQVDATKCEACGSCEEVCATGAIQSINEDGIRQVVDPAACMNCGQCLTNCPYGAIYEGVSYVDEIFEKLKDPDTIVVSMPAPAVRYGLGECFGAPTGTYVGGKMHTALRQLGFNYIWDNEFTADVTIMEEGTELIQRVQEQGKEGARPLPQFTSCCPGWVKFTETFYPDLLPNLSSCKSPIGMLGPLAKTYGAHETHTEAKKIYTVSIMPCIAKKYEGLRPELADSGFRDTDATINTRELAYMIKTAGINFNSLPDQKPDAVLGDSTGAATIFGTSGGVMEAALRLAYEVLSGKKLSDPNIKVVRTHEGINTADVEVPGFGTVKIAVASGLDNAAKLCDEVRAGKSPYHFIEIMTCPGGCVNGGGQPIDPDITASLFSSTVAQINKRFRARKITA from the coding sequence ATGAAACTGATTGAAGGCGTCATGTACCAAAACAACGCACCCAAAGGGATTGACCCGGACAATATCTATTTCGTCCAGGTTGATGCCACAAAGTGTGAAGCTTGCGGTTCATGCGAAGAAGTTTGCGCGACAGGCGCAATTCAATCAATTAATGAGGACGGTATTCGGCAGGTTGTTGATCCGGCAGCCTGCATGAACTGCGGCCAATGCCTGACCAATTGTCCTTACGGCGCCATCTACGAAGGCGTTTCCTATGTCGATGAAATCTTTGAAAAGCTCAAAGACCCTGACACCATCGTCGTGTCCATGCCCGCTCCCGCGGTTCGCTATGGTCTGGGCGAATGTTTCGGTGCGCCGACCGGCACCTATGTCGGCGGGAAAATGCATACGGCCTTGCGTCAGCTCGGCTTCAACTACATATGGGACAACGAGTTCACCGCCGATGTGACCATCATGGAAGAAGGCACCGAACTCATTCAGCGTGTTCAGGAACAGGGCAAAGAAGGCGCTCGTCCGCTGCCTCAGTTCACATCGTGCTGTCCTGGCTGGGTCAAGTTCACCGAGACCTTCTACCCGGATCTGCTGCCGAACCTGTCCAGCTGCAAGTCTCCCATCGGCATGCTGGGACCGCTGGCCAAGACATACGGTGCGCATGAAACACACACCGAAGCCAAGAAAATCTATACAGTGTCCATCATGCCCTGTATCGCCAAGAAGTATGAAGGCCTCAGGCCGGAGCTGGCTGACAGCGGCTTCCGTGACACCGATGCCACCATCAACACCCGTGAACTTGCCTACATGATCAAGACAGCGGGCATCAACTTCAACAGCCTGCCTGACCAGAAACCCGACGCGGTTCTGGGTGACTCAACTGGCGCAGCAACCATCTTCGGCACCAGTGGCGGTGTCATGGAAGCAGCCCTGAGACTGGCTTATGAAGTGCTTTCCGGCAAGAAACTGAGCGATCCGAACATCAAGGTTGTTCGTACCCACGAAGGTATCAATACCGCCGATGTTGAAGTACCCGGTTTCGGCACGGTCAAGATTGCCGTGGCAAGCGGACTCGATAATGCCGCCAAACTGTGTGATGAAGTCAGGGCAGGTAAATCGCCTTATCACTTCATTGAAATCATGACCTGTCCCGGTGGTTGTGTGAACGGCGGTGGCCAGCCCATTGATCCGGACATCACAGCATCCCTGTTCAGCAGCACGGTAGCCCAGATTAACAAGCGCTTCCGGGCACGCAAGATCACGGCATAA
- a CDS encoding iron hydrogenase small subunit, which yields MKMNRRGFIKTCGFMAGYAVLGVNITKEAIASTMSFVGLRQKSVYDADANSKIYAIRKSQDNPMIKKIYDKKDGFLHEGPCGHMSHHLLHTHYIDRSAKAAALKSKGFKLKF from the coding sequence ATGAAAATGAACAGACGCGGTTTCATCAAAACCTGCGGATTCATGGCCGGTTACGCAGTTCTTGGCGTAAACATCACCAAAGAAGCCATAGCCAGTACCATGAGCTTCGTGGGCCTGCGCCAGAAGTCCGTGTACGACGCGGATGCCAACTCGAAGATTTACGCGATCAGAAAGTCTCAGGACAATCCCATGATCAAGAAAATCTACGACAAGAAAGACGGCTTCCTGCATGAAGGACCGTGCGGACACATGTCCCACCACCTGCTGCACACGCATTATATTGATCGTAGCGCCAAGGCTGCCGCTCTCAAGAGCAAGGGCTTCAAACTGAAATTCTAA
- a CDS encoding TM1266 family iron-only hydrogenase system putative regulator encodes MEKRLGIIGIIIKDRYKAASAVNNILSDHGEMIVGRMGLPFKDRGVNIIDLIIEATTDEVGALTGKLGMLDGVQVKSLLV; translated from the coding sequence ATGGAAAAACGACTGGGAATCATCGGCATCATAATCAAGGATCGATACAAAGCGGCCTCAGCAGTGAACAACATACTCAGCGATCATGGAGAGATGATTGTCGGACGTATGGGACTGCCGTTCAAGGACAGAGGCGTAAACATCATTGATCTGATTATCGAAGCGACCACCGACGAAGTAGGTGCCCTGACTGGAAAACTGGGCATGCTCGACGGCGTTCAAGTCAAATCACTTTTGGTATAA